The Lysobacter enzymogenes genome window below encodes:
- a CDS encoding PilT/PilU family type 4a pilus ATPase — translation MNTPAPTNPTTASGAIDFTSFLKLMAHQRASDLFITAGMPPSMKVHGKIAPITQNPLTPQQSRDLVLNVMSPQQREEFEKTHECNFAIGVTGVGRFRVSCFYQRNQVGMVLRRIETKIPTVEELNLPPIIKTLAMTKRGIIIFVGATGTGKSTSLAAMIGYRNQNSTGHIITIEDPIEFVHRHEGCIITQREVGIDTDSWDAALKNTLRQAPDVIMIGEVRTREGMDHAIAFAETGHLVLCTLHANNANQAMDRIINFFPEDRRGQLLMDLSLNLKGVVAQQLIPTPDGKGRRVAMEILLGTPLAQDYIRDGEIHKLKELMKESTQLGMKTFDQALFELYQGGEISYEDALRYADSQNEVRLRIKLAQGGDARTLSQGLDGVEVAEVR, via the coding sequence ATGAACACTCCCGCCCCGACCAATCCGACCACCGCCTCCGGTGCGATCGACTTCACCTCCTTCCTCAAGCTGATGGCGCACCAGCGCGCCTCCGACTTGTTCATCACCGCCGGCATGCCGCCGTCGATGAAGGTGCACGGCAAGATCGCGCCGATCACCCAGAACCCGCTGACGCCGCAGCAGAGCCGCGACCTGGTGCTCAACGTGATGAGCCCGCAGCAGCGCGAAGAATTCGAAAAGACCCACGAGTGCAACTTCGCCATCGGCGTCACCGGCGTCGGCCGCTTCCGCGTCAGCTGCTTCTACCAGCGCAACCAGGTCGGCATGGTGCTGCGCCGGATCGAGACCAAGATCCCGACCGTCGAGGAGCTGAACCTGCCGCCGATCATCAAGACGCTGGCGATGACCAAGCGCGGCATCATCATCTTCGTCGGCGCCACCGGCACCGGCAAGTCGACCTCGCTGGCGGCGATGATCGGCTACCGCAACCAGAACTCGACCGGCCACATCATCACCATCGAAGACCCGATCGAATTCGTCCACCGCCACGAGGGCTGCATCATCACCCAGCGCGAGGTCGGCATCGACACCGACAGCTGGGACGCCGCGTTGAAGAACACCCTGCGCCAGGCGCCGGACGTGATCATGATCGGCGAGGTGCGCACCCGCGAAGGCATGGACCACGCCATCGCCTTCGCCGAAACCGGCCACCTGGTGCTGTGCACCCTGCACGCCAACAACGCCAACCAGGCGATGGACCGCATCATCAACTTCTTCCCCGAAGACCGCCGCGGGCAGCTGCTGATGGACTTGTCGCTGAACCTCAAGGGCGTGGTCGCCCAGCAGCTGATCCCGACCCCCGACGGCAAGGGCCGCCGCGTGGCGATGGAGATCCTGCTCGGCACCCCGCTGGCGCAGGACTACATCCGCGACGGCGAGATCCACAAGCTCAAGGAGCTGATGAAGGAATCGACCCAGCTCGGCATGAAGACCTTCGACCAGGCCCTGTTCGAGCTGTACCAGGGCGGCGAGATCAGCTACGAAGACGCGCTGCGCTATGCGGACTCGCAGAACGAGGTGCGCCTGCGGATCAAGCTGGCGCAGGGCGGCGATGCGCGGACCTTGTCGCAGGGGTTGGATGGGGTCGAGGTGGCTGAGGTGCGGTGA